The Crassaminicella indica genomic interval GATGTTGAAAGCAAGCTTAGATAGCAATCCTAATATTTATTGTGAGATTCCTATAACAATAAAATCTAAACGTTCTGATACTATATGGGAGCATAAGATTGAGTACGATCAAAGCGAGAAAAATAAAAATTGTTATCATGTAATGGGTAAGAAAAATGAAATTTATTACACCACTAAAAATAAACTAGCGGCAATTAGTAAGGAAAATGGGAAAAAGTTATGGGAATCTGAAATAAAAGGTGAATTTGGTGCTCCTCAAGTTAGTGAAGATGGTGATATCTATATATTTGCAAATGAGAAGGTCTATAGGGTAAATCACGAAGATGGAAAAATGTTAGAAAAATTCAATACATCTTCGAAAGTTAAAAATCTAATTATTGCTGATGATTGTATTTATGTACTTAATAATGAAAACAAATTATATAAATTAGATAATCAATTAAATAAAATATGGAAAACTCCTTTAAATGTAGGGGAAAACTATGGATTGCTTCTTGTTAATAATAAGCTGTATATCTCTAAGGAAGATAAAATATACAATATTACAGAAGATGCACATATGAAACTTGTTTATGAAGATGAACACACCGAATTATGGTTAGAAGCATCAACGAAAGATGGCGATTTGATTATTCAAAAAAATAATTTAGGTAATTATAGTCTTATATCTATAAATAATGAAGGAAAAGAAAACTGGAAATATGAAAAACTAAAAGGAAAAGTTGGAGTAGGCTGTGATGAAAATAGCAATGTTTATGCTGTAGAGATTAATACTGAAGCAGAAAAAGAAATCTATTATTTAGATCAGAATGGTAAAGAGAAGGTTAAAACTACATTTGTAGATACAAATGATAGTTGTTTTGATGGGGTATATAAAGTTGTTGTTGGAAAAGATGGCACAGTATATATTACTACAACAAAAATCAATGCTTTTTCTCCAAAAGGAGAATGTCTATGGCAGAAGACGTTATTTGGAGCATTTACTATATATATACCTCAGAGCATTACTGTAGATGATAATGGAATTGTGTATATTGGTGCTGGTAGAAGAGGAGTTTTGGCTTTAAAAGGTAGAGAACAAACAGGTGTTCAAGTATCGATTAAAGGTAAAGAAACTGTGGCTTTAAATACTTTTAAAGATCTAGAAGTTGAATTGATTAATCATGAAGAAGGGAAGGATATTGATTTAAAAATTACTTTGGAGGATATAGATGCTAAAAAAGCATTAAGTGAAACTCATTTTGAAGATGAAATTAAAGCAGATACAACGAATATTTATAAATTTGGTGTAAAAATACCTAAAGAAGGAAACTTGAAAGTAAAATTAGAGATTTTTGACAGAAAAGATAAAAAATTGATATGCCAAGATGAAATAAACTTATAAAAGAGAAAGGAGGATTATATAATGAGGTATATGAAGAAGTTGTTAGCTTTTAGTATTACCTTTTGTATTATTTTTAGTATAAGTATAACTCCTGTTTTAGCAGATAAAGAAGTTAAAAAAGCTACTATTGAAGATGTTGAAAAAGCCATAGACATGACCTTGAATTACTATAAAACTAGAGAACAAATCAATAATGATTGGGAAGCATTTGCTATAAATGCAGTAGGTGAAGATGTAGAGGATAAGTATGGAACGAGTGGAAAGACATATTTGACTCTTTTAGAGGAAGAAATTAGAAAAAATGGTGTAGGAGGTCAAATGACAGACTATGAAAGAAGAGTATTAGGAATTGTATCAGCAGGAGGAGACCCTACTAATTTTGCAGGTATAGATTTAATAGATAAGATTATTAGTTGGCCTGATTTGAGTCAAGGAATTAATGCTCCTATTTTTGGATTGATTGCGTTAGATGCATCTAATGCAATTGTTTATGATGGCGCGAAGCATACAAGAGAGTCATTTATTGAATATATTTTAAATCATATGAGTGGTGATGGTTGGAATTATAATGAAGGGGATATTCCAGACCCTGATATGACTGCTATGGCTCTTTATGCTTTGGCTCCTTATAAGAATAGACCTCGGGTAAAAGAAGCTGGAGAAAAGGCAATAAAATGGCTAAGCGAACATCAATTAAATAATGGTGGTTATAAATCATGGGGAACAATCAATTCAGAGTCTTGTGCTCAGGTAATATGTGGTTTGACAGCTTGGGGGATAGATCCTCAAGGTCCAGATTTTACGAAAAAAGGTGGAAATGTTGTAACAGCATTTTTAGATTTTCAAGTGAAAGAAGGAAAACAAAAAGGACAATTTATGCATGTAAAGGAATATGGTGCTGATCCTGGAATGGCTACCCAACAGGCACTATATGCATTAGCAGCTTTAAAGGATTATATGAATAAGGGAAAATCATCTATTTTTTATAAAATAATTTCTAATAGCAGTGGATCTAAAGAAATTACTGCTTTGGAAATATATCCAGATAGGCTTGAATTGGAAACGGGAAAAACTTTTAAGCTTGGAGTAAGAAATCAAAATAATAGGTTTATAAGCAATGATAATGTTGAGTGGATGATTACTAATAAAGATGTAGCCACTATAAATGAGCATGGGGTATTGCATACATTAAATAGTGGAAAGACAAATATTATTGTGAATTTAAAGGATCATGAGAATATAAGAGATATGATTGAAATAAATGTAATCAGGCAAGATTTTAAGATTGAAAAAATTAAAGGATGCGATGATTCTAAAACAAATAAAAATGTAGAATTGAAGATTACAAATATTTCAGATGAGGAAAAGGATGCTGTATGTATTGTAGGATTGTATGATAAGGATACGCATCAACTGATTCAAATGAATTATATTTCAAAGAAATTTTTACCTCATGCGAGTCATTATATTAAAGCAGGCTTCGATATTCCAGAAGAAGGAAATTATGAAATAAAGGTAGTGGTATGGGATAATTGGAATAATAGAAGACCACTTGATGAAGCTGTGATTCAATAGAACAGATATATTTTGTCATTCATGAGGTAATTTTTTACCTTATGAATGACATTACAAAGGAGGAACAAAATGAATAGGATAATGAAAAGTGCATTGCCTGTACTAATTGCTTTTATGATGCTTTTTACTATTATACCTTTAGGTTATGCTCATGATGATTTGACTATAAACCTTAATCATGAAGGATTGAATGTAATAATAGATGGGAATACATTACCTAAAACCTTTGTAAGTCTTGTGATCAGAAGAATAGAAGATGGAGATAAGATGTATGCTGATCATATAAAAGCAGATGCTCAAGGGAATTATAAATTTCGTTTTAAAATAGATGTAGGAGAATATGAAGCTATAGTAAGTAGCAATGGCATACAAAAATCAAAAGAATTTTTTATCAAAGAAGGAAGTGTTGCAACAGCAACTGTACGTGTAGAAGGTAAGAATAAAACATTAGTACCATTAACTGAAGTACAAATTCAGAATGGAGAAACTTCTCTTTTGACTGCTATAAAAAAAGCATTTAAGAAAAATGGTACTGAGTATGAAATGAAAGGAGAAATGATCTATAAAATAGCTGGAGAAGAAGGATGGCAGTATATAATTAATAATCGAGGCGGTATGGCTGTTCCAAGCACTAAGCTTCATGATAAAGATGAGATTGTTCTGATCGATGATAAGATATTAAATCCAGTAATAACAAAGCTAGAAGCTTCAAAGATCCAATTAAATGCTGGAGAAGAATTATCAGTTATATTAAAAAAAATAGATAGTACAGGTATGACTCCAGTAAAGAATAAGCCGATTTATTTTGGAAATCAAGTAAAAAATACAGATGAAGAAGGAAAGGTAGTATTTAAGGTATTAAAAGCAGGAGAATATACTATTAATTCTCCACTGACAGGAAGCTTGATAAGACCTGTACCAATAGAAGTAAATGTAAAAGGTTCTGACAGTTCTGATGAAAGTGGAGGAAAACCAAATGTAGGTAAAAATATTTCTGTATATATGAGAATAGAAGGATACAGGGGAACTATTTTTGACGGGAAAATTCACTTTAATCCAGAAGAATATAAAGATGAAAATGGAAGATATACAATAACTGATATTGATGGAAATAAACATACAAATGATAGACCAACAGTATTATTGGCGACAATTGTTGCATTAAATCAAGCCGGAATAGGAGATCATCGAATATGGACAAATGATAATTATATAGCGCGAATGGCAGGAGAAGAGGAATTTGATTTTAAAGATGAACATCGAACTTGTGGATGGATGATTAGATCAAATGATTTGCTGATTCCTATAGGAGTAGGTAAATATGAAATACACGATGGTGATGAGATTGTTTGGATATATACAGCTATGGATGCTTATACAGGATATATAGATGTATCTTCAACTTCTCTTAAAACAGGAGAAAAGCTTACGGTAACAGTAACTGCTAAGTCAAATAGAGATCAAGATATAGGAGGATATGGAATAAAGTCGTTAGTAGAAGGAGCTACTGTATATGTAGGAAATCAAACTTATATAACAGATAAGGATGGAAAAGTAGAAATTCCAATGAATAAAGCAGGAACATATGAAGTATATGCTATAAAGTTAGATAAAAATTCTAAACATGCAGGATATTATTTCCCATTAGTATCTAGAACTGAAAAAATAAAGGTAAATGTTACTGGAGAAAATAAAGTTGATAAAAGTATTATTGGAAATGACGAATACATTAAAATGTATAACAGAGTAACAGATCCAAATGCAAGTGAAAAAGATGTTACAGAAGCAACAAAAGAAGCAGGAAATAAATTAGAAGAAAAGGCTAATGAAATAAAAACAGAAAAAGATGCACAAAAAGTAGTAAGTGGTGCTAAGGATGTTGCAAATATTATAGAAAAAGCAGCTGAACGTATAACTACCCAAGAAGGAGCAAAAGAGGTAGCAAAAGAAAGTATAAAAGTAGTAAATATATTAATTAAATCAGCAGAAAAATTATCAAAGGATAGCGATAAAAAAGAAGTAAGCAAAGCTGCAAAAGAAAATATGAAAGCTGTAATAAAGGTAATAGACAAATTAAATGATACAAAAGAAATCAATAAAGTAGCAGGAGATATGATTGATGCTGCTGGAAAATTGATTCAACATGTTGGTAAAGAAAATGGAAAAGAAATTATTGAAGGTACAATCAAAGTTGCAGAAAAAGCAGTAGAAAAAGCAAGTGTAAAAGAACTTAATAAAAATCAAGTAAAAGTCGAAAAAGAAAAGGCAGTAGCAATAGTAGATACAGATAGTATAAAAGAAATAGCTAAAAATACAGTAGCTACAGTAAAAGTAATCAAAGAAAAATTAAAGAAAAATGGTATTGAAGATAAGAAAGAAATAGAAAATAAAATAACTATAGAGATACCAAAGGTAGACAAACAAGAAGTAGAAGCGAAATTAGCAAAGGATATGATGAAGATATTAAAACAAAATGATATCGAAAAAGCAGAAATAAAAACAGAAAATGCAGTATTTAACCTAACACCAAATACCTTTGATGAAAAAGAAAATAATGAAGAAATTGCTTTGATTGCAAAGACAGTTAATAGAAACAATTTAATGCCACTTGAAAGATATAAAGTACCAAAGGGCTGTATTGTAGTAGATTTTAATGCTAAGGCTAAAGATGAAGAAATAAATAGCTTTAATGAGCCGATTGAAGTAAGTATACCTTATAAAGGAAAAGTAAATAAAGGAGAAGTAGTACAAGTATTTTTACTAAAGGAAAATGGAACTATAGAAAATATGGGAGGAAAATACGACCCTGCTACAAGGATGGTAACCTTTAAAACTTCACACTTTAGTAAATACTTTGCTAAGAAGGTAAAAGAAATAAAAACAACATTTAAAGACCTTCAAGGCTACGAATGGGCAAAGGAAGCAATAGAAGCTATGGCACAAAAGGGTATAATAAGTGGTCGTGAGGAAGGTATATTTGATCCATCAGCAAACATTACAAGAGCAGAATTTGCAACACTTATGACAAAGATGATGGGTTATGCTACAGAAAACATGGAAGTACCATTTACAGATGTAGCAAAGGATGCGTGGTACTACTCATATGTAGGAGCAGCATACAAAAATGGTATTATTAGAGGTAGAAGTAATACCATATTTGATCCAAATGGAAATATAACAAGAGAAGAAATGGCAGTAATTGTTGCAAAGGTTCTTGACAAACAAGGATATGAAAAGGTAGGATTAAATGGATTAGATATATTTAAAGATAAAGAAAATATAGCATCATGGGCAAAAGAAGGAGTAAGTCTTTGCGTAAAAGAAAATATAATTAGTGGAATGGGAAATGGACAATTTAATCCAAAGAAAAATGCAAATAGAGCACAAGCTGCTATGATGCTTTATAAGCTTTACAATTTAATAAATCAATAAAAAAAAGCTGCTAGCAATTTTGCTAGCAGTTTTTAGTAAATTAATAGCTTAAATTGAAATAGTAATAGTATTTTAATATGTGTCCATTTGCAACTAAAAAAGTTGACAGCATATGTAAAACAAGATAAAATCTAGTACGTGTAAATTTTTGATATATTGTTTAAGTTATGCAATTTTAAAAACTAAATTGGTACTTATGGATAATGAAGGGGCTTTAAAACTTTTGTAAACAAAACAAATTAACTCTTTAGCCGATAGTCTATTGAAGTAATTAATAGTATCACCATGTGGTAACTTATATATAATACGAAGGTATAGTGATATGCTATATTTATTTTTGGTAAATTCACCAATTTAACTTTTTATTTTGCAGAACTAGAGTTAGAAATTATAAAATGGAGGTAAAAACAATGAAAAAATATATAAGTTTTTTATTAGTAATAATGATTATGTGTATGCCTATTACAAGCTTTGCCAATCCACTTACTGATACAATTACTAATGCAGTTGAAAAAGGAACAGATGTAGCAAAGGACATAGCAACCCATTGGGCGAAGAACTTTATTGCACAATTAGTAAAGGATGGAGTTTTTAGTGGTTATCCAGATGGAACATTTAGACCAGATGCAAACATAAAAGTATCAGAGTTTACTGTACTGGTACTTAAAGCAAATAAGATTGAAATAGAGAAAGCAGAAGGTGTTTGGTATCAAGGAGTAGTAAATACTGCGATTAATCATGGAATTATCAAACGAGGTGAATTTGATAACTATGATAGATATATAAACAGAGGGGAAATGACACGCATGATCATTCGTGCATTAAACGAAAATCCAAGCACAGGAAAAACACATTTTGCAGATGATAGTCAAATTCCTTCACACTTAAAAGGATATGTAAAAAAAGCAGTAGAATTAGGAATTATCGGAGGCTATCCAGATAACACATTCAAACCATTTGGTAATGCTACAAGAGCCGAATCTACAGTAGTAATTCAGAAAATGAGGGATTCACGTAACGGTATACTTAAACCAATAGACCCACAACCACCTGTAGTAGTTGAGCCACCTGTGGTAAAAGAGCCTTCGCCAATTACAACTATGCCAGAAAGACTATATAAAATGCCTATAAAATGCTTATTTGATCCTTCAACGGATATTAGAGAAATCAATAGAAAAATGAAAGCAATTGAATCTCATAGACAAGCGATAAAAAAAGTGATACAACAATCAAAAGAATTTATTCCTATTTACTATGGATTTGATTATAGGGACTACTCGGACTATAAATCAAAATGTAAATACTATATTGCAGGTTATAGAAAACTTGACGGAGAACTGCTTACAACAGATGAATCATTGGATATACTTATCAAAAACAATATAAAAAATCAAATCATTCAAAAATCAAGATTTTTTACTAGTGATGATTTGGTATATCTGAATGAGAAAGGAAGAAAAACTGTAAGGGGAATTATTCAGTTTAAATATACTTCTCATAATAATCCTCCAAAGGGAATAGAAGTAGGAAAATGGTATGAGCAAGATATAGAAGTTGTTTGGCATCAACCACTTTTAAATGAAGGGCAAGGCAATTGGGTTCATTCTGAAATACTTTTTGATACTACAAAATATATAGGGCAACCAAGAGAGATAAAGTAGGTGACAATTTTGAAAAAACGAAACTTAGTAGCTTTAATAATGATATTGGTATTGCTAGTTCCTCTAGCAGTACCTTTAACTGTATATGCAACTACAAGGGATGATGTTAAAATAAAGGCTGTTAAAGAGAATAGCGTATGGAGACAAAAGTTAATTTTTTCTGTGTCTTTTACTCCTTTATAAGTTGTTTCTTTTATTTTTGTTTGAGAGTGTAGTATAATGTATTTAAGGAGTGACACAATGGATAAAAATATTATGGATATACTTAATAAATTGCTTGAAGGTCAAAAGAAAATAGATGAATTAGTAGAAGGACAGAAAAAAATAAATGAAAGAATTGATAAAATAGAAGCAGAAGTAAAGGGAGAAATTAAAAGCATTAAGCATGATTTATCAAAAGTAGAAATAATTACTACAAGTAATAGTTACGATATAGCAAAATTAAAGGCTATAAAATAATAAACATTAAGAGTACATCTTGGGTGTACTTTTTGTTTTTTTTGAGGTATATTGTCTGAATTTATAGATGAAAAATGACAGAAAATGTTGAAAAATATGGAATTGGATGATAAAATCTATGTTGTAATGAACGGAGGTTATTATAGATGAAAAAATTTTTATTAATATTTTTAATGCTAGCTATAGTGTGTACTTTTAGTGGTTGTGGTGAAAAGGTAAATGTTGAAGATGGAAAAGCTCATGTGATTGTTTCAAGAGATTTTGGAAATGAAAGATTATCAGAAAAGGATGTGAACTTTTCGAAGGATGCAACTGTTATGGAAATAATGGAAGAAAATTTTGATATTGAGACTGCTTATGGTGGTGGCTTTATAAATGGGATTGATGGCTTAAAGTCAGAATTTACTGGAATGAAAGATAAAAAGAAAATCGACTGGTTTTACTATGTGAATGGAATATTATCTGAGGTAGGAGCATCAGATTATTATATAAGTCCTAAAGATATTGTGATTTGGGATTATCATGATTGGGATAATAATATTTACGGTTCGAGCATTATTGGTGCATACCCTTTAAACTTTATCAATGGTCATGATGGTAATGTATATAAAACAGAAATTTTATATACCAAAGATTATAAAAAGGAAGGGAATGCTCTTTTAGAATATTTAAAAAAGCAAGGCGTTAAAGATATAGAGAGTATGAGTTTAGAAAAAGGAGATTTAAAAAATCTAGATAGTAATTCTATTGTAATTGGTTCATGGGAAGATATTAAAAATATAGATTATATTAATGAATTTTACAAAAATGGAAGTAAATGTGGAATGTATTTCAAAGTGGATCAAGATATAAAGGGATTAAATAATAAAGGAGAAGTTGTAAAGCTATATCAAAAAGGAGCATTGATTACGTCTGTTGTAAAAGAATATGGGGGAGCAGCTAGTATGTGGCTAATCACTGGAAATGACGGAGAATGCATTAAAAAAGCAGTAAAGCTTTTATATGAAAATCCAAAGAAGGTTAAAGGAAAATTTTCTGTACTTGTGACAGATGACGAAGTAATAAATATTCCAATAAAGAATTAGGTGATTGTATGATAAAAATACATCCGTTTACAATGATAGCGTTTTCAAGTATTTTATTTTTTATGACATTAATTTATACTCATCCACTGTATAGCTTATCCATACTTGTTTTTATAATTGTTGGAACTTTGCTTTTAGGGAAAGGCAAAGAGGTTAAAACAACAATGAAATATGGGATGTATGCAGCTATATCGATTATGATTATTAATCCTTTAGTGTACCAGGGTGGAAGAACAATTCTTTTTAAGAGTCCAAGATTATTTCTTATAGGGAAGTTAAAAATTACTTTAGAAGCTTTGGCGTATGGTGGAAATATGGCATTAAAGCTATTATGTATAGTATTTATTTTTTTATTTTATGCGGCGATGACGGATCGAGATGAAACATTTAGTTTATTTTCAAAATATGCTCATAAGCTTACACTTACACTCTCTATGACTATCAATATCATTCATAGACTAAAATTAGAAATTCTTAGGGTAAAGGATGTAATGATTTTAAGAGGTGTAAATTTTAAAGAGAAAAATTTGATAAAAAGAATGAAGGCATATTATCCTATTTTAAAAGTAATATTTATAGCTTCACTAGAAGGTTCACTAGATAGAGCTGAAAGCTTATATTCTAGAGGATATGGAAAAGGGATAAGGACTTCATATTCTCAAATTAAGATGAGAAGAATAGATTATTTTATGAATGGAATAAATTTGACACTATTATTCTTACTAGTATACAGTATATATTCAAATGTTGGCTTTGTGAAATTTTATCCTACATTTCAAGGCTTTGATTTAACAGATATTAAATTTCTTATTTATATAGATATAGCCCTATTTGTAGTTATATTGTTAATTAGGGGGTGTAAAAAATGGAAATTTTTAAAATACAGGATTTAACATATTATTATCCAAGAAAGGAAGAACCTGCTTTAAAAGATATTAATTTATCTGTAAAAGAAGGAGAGTTCTTATTGCTTCTTGGAAAATCAGGTTCGGGAAAATCTACATTAGGAAGGGTATTCAATAGAATTGTTCCAGAATTTTATGGTGGAAAAATAAAAGGGAATATAACTAGTAAGGTAGATGTTGGGATGGTTTTTCAAGATCCTGAAAAACAGTTAGTGATGGATCAAGTGGAGAGGGAGATTGCTTTTGGGCTTGAAAATATAGGTATAGACTATGAAATCATGCGAAAAAAAGTAATGGAGACATTAAGCTTTTTAAATATATGGGATATAAAAGATAAAAAGACTTATGAACTTTCAGGAGGACAAAAGCAAAAGACAGCAATTGCTGCAACTATTGCAATGGGATATAAGTTTTTAGTTTTAGATGAACCAACATCTCAGCTTGATCCTGTAGCAGCAGAGGAAATTCTTCATATTTTAAAAAGAATGAATGAGGAATTAGGCTATACTATTATTCTTATCGAGCAAAGAATAGACAGATGCTTTCATTTAGCAGATCGAGTAGTATTTATGGAAAATGGACAAATTGTGTTCGATGGAGAAGCAGAGGAATTTGTAGTATTTAGTTATAAAAATGAAAAAAACTTTTCTCCAACTGTTGCAAATTATTTTGCAAGATTAGGAGAAAAGCATATTCCTCTTACAGTAAAAGAGGGAAGAAAAAAATTAAGAAAAGATTTATTATTGAAAGAAAATATAGTATTTGAGGGATTAAAAAAAGAAGCTATTCAAAACAAAGAAGCAATATCTATAAAAAAGCTTTATTTTACATATGAAAATGGAAAGGAAGCCCTAAAGGGAGTAGACTTAAATGTTTTTAGAGGGGAAGTTCTTGGGATTATGGGAGAGAATGGTGGAGGTAAATCTACCCTTCTTAAAAATATTTCAGGACTTGTAAAACCTACTAAAGGAAAGATTTTTGTCAATGGAGAAGTAGGATATCTTTCTCAAAATCCAAATGATTATTTATTTAATGATACGGTTTATGAAGAACTAAAATATACATTAGATCAAAAAGGAATAAATGATTTATCAAGAATCGAAAAAGTATGTAAAGAGCTTGATATTTTAAAGTATAAAGATAAAAATCCGAGGGATTTAAGTGGTGGAGAAAAACAGAGAGTAGCACTTGCTTCTATTCTTGTAATGGAGCCTGAAATACTGATATTAGATGAGCCTACAAGAGGACTTGATAGAGCATTAAAAGAAATATTAGGAGGAATAATACGAGATTTACAAAGAAAAGGAAAAACAGTTATTTTGGTAACTCATGATGTTGAATTTGTAGGAAAATACTGTGATAGGGTTTGTCTTATGTTTGATGGAAGT includes:
- a CDS encoding DUF4430 domain-containing protein; translated protein: MKKFLLIFLMLAIVCTFSGCGEKVNVEDGKAHVIVSRDFGNERLSEKDVNFSKDATVMEIMEENFDIETAYGGGFINGIDGLKSEFTGMKDKKKIDWFYYVNGILSEVGASDYYISPKDIVIWDYHDWDNNIYGSSIIGAYPLNFINGHDGNVYKTEILYTKDYKKEGNALLEYLKKQGVKDIESMSLEKGDLKNLDSNSIVIGSWEDIKNIDYINEFYKNGSKCGMYFKVDQDIKGLNNKGEVVKLYQKGALITSVVKEYGGAASMWLITGNDGECIKKAVKLLYENPKKVKGKFSVLVTDDEVINIPIKN
- a CDS encoding energy-coupling factor transporter transmembrane component T — its product is MIKIHPFTMIAFSSILFFMTLIYTHPLYSLSILVFIIVGTLLLGKGKEVKTTMKYGMYAAISIMIINPLVYQGGRTILFKSPRLFLIGKLKITLEALAYGGNMALKLLCIVFIFLFYAAMTDRDETFSLFSKYAHKLTLTLSMTINIIHRLKLEILRVKDVMILRGVNFKEKNLIKRMKAYYPILKVIFIASLEGSLDRAESLYSRGYGKGIRTSYSQIKMRRIDYFMNGINLTLLFLLVYSIYSNVGFVKFYPTFQGFDLTDIKFLIYIDIALFVVILLIRGCKKWKFLKYRI
- a CDS encoding S-layer homology domain-containing protein, producing MKKYISFLLVIMIMCMPITSFANPLTDTITNAVEKGTDVAKDIATHWAKNFIAQLVKDGVFSGYPDGTFRPDANIKVSEFTVLVLKANKIEIEKAEGVWYQGVVNTAINHGIIKRGEFDNYDRYINRGEMTRMIIRALNENPSTGKTHFADDSQIPSHLKGYVKKAVELGIIGGYPDNTFKPFGNATRAESTVVIQKMRDSRNGILKPIDPQPPVVVEPPVVKEPSPITTMPERLYKMPIKCLFDPSTDIREINRKMKAIESHRQAIKKVIQQSKEFIPIYYGFDYRDYSDYKSKCKYYIAGYRKLDGELLTTDESLDILIKNNIKNQIIQKSRFFTSDDLVYLNEKGRKTVRGIIQFKYTSHNNPPKGIEVGKWYEQDIEVVWHQPLLNEGQGNWVHSEILFDTTKYIGQPREIK
- a CDS encoding ABC transporter ATP-binding protein; translated protein: MEIFKIQDLTYYYPRKEEPALKDINLSVKEGEFLLLLGKSGSGKSTLGRVFNRIVPEFYGGKIKGNITSKVDVGMVFQDPEKQLVMDQVEREIAFGLENIGIDYEIMRKKVMETLSFLNIWDIKDKKTYELSGGQKQKTAIAATIAMGYKFLVLDEPTSQLDPVAAEEILHILKRMNEELGYTIILIEQRIDRCFHLADRVVFMENGQIVFDGEAEEFVVFSYKNEKNFSPTVANYFARLGEKHIPLTVKEGRKKLRKDLLLKENIVFEGLKKEAIQNKEAISIKKLYFTYENGKEALKGVDLNVFRGEVLGIMGENGGGKSTLLKNISGLVKPTKGKIFVNGEVGYLSQNPNDYLFNDTVYEELKYTLDQKGINDLSRIEKVCKELDILKYKDKNPRDLSGGEKQRVALASILVMEPEILILDEPTRGLDRALKEILGGIIRDLQRKGKTVILVTHDVEFVGKYCDRVCLMFDGSVAQVGSKYTVLTDGIYYATQMNKLFSGYVDKILTLEDAVAAVASLKEGVI
- a CDS encoding Ig-like domain-containing protein, translating into MRYMKKLLAFSITFCIIFSISITPVLADKEVKKATIEDVEKAIDMTLNYYKTREQINNDWEAFAINAVGEDVEDKYGTSGKTYLTLLEEEIRKNGVGGQMTDYERRVLGIVSAGGDPTNFAGIDLIDKIISWPDLSQGINAPIFGLIALDASNAIVYDGAKHTRESFIEYILNHMSGDGWNYNEGDIPDPDMTAMALYALAPYKNRPRVKEAGEKAIKWLSEHQLNNGGYKSWGTINSESCAQVICGLTAWGIDPQGPDFTKKGGNVVTAFLDFQVKEGKQKGQFMHVKEYGADPGMATQQALYALAALKDYMNKGKSSIFYKIISNSSGSKEITALEIYPDRLELETGKTFKLGVRNQNNRFISNDNVEWMITNKDVATINEHGVLHTLNSGKTNIIVNLKDHENIRDMIEINVIRQDFKIEKIKGCDDSKTNKNVELKITNISDEEKDAVCIVGLYDKDTHQLIQMNYISKKFLPHASHYIKAGFDIPEEGNYEIKVVVWDNWNNRRPLDEAVIQ
- a CDS encoding S-layer homology domain-containing protein, with amino-acid sequence MNRIMKSALPVLIAFMMLFTIIPLGYAHDDLTINLNHEGLNVIIDGNTLPKTFVSLVIRRIEDGDKMYADHIKADAQGNYKFRFKIDVGEYEAIVSSNGIQKSKEFFIKEGSVATATVRVEGKNKTLVPLTEVQIQNGETSLLTAIKKAFKKNGTEYEMKGEMIYKIAGEEGWQYIINNRGGMAVPSTKLHDKDEIVLIDDKILNPVITKLEASKIQLNAGEELSVILKKIDSTGMTPVKNKPIYFGNQVKNTDEEGKVVFKVLKAGEYTINSPLTGSLIRPVPIEVNVKGSDSSDESGGKPNVGKNISVYMRIEGYRGTIFDGKIHFNPEEYKDENGRYTITDIDGNKHTNDRPTVLLATIVALNQAGIGDHRIWTNDNYIARMAGEEEFDFKDEHRTCGWMIRSNDLLIPIGVGKYEIHDGDEIVWIYTAMDAYTGYIDVSSTSLKTGEKLTVTVTAKSNRDQDIGGYGIKSLVEGATVYVGNQTYITDKDGKVEIPMNKAGTYEVYAIKLDKNSKHAGYYFPLVSRTEKIKVNVTGENKVDKSIIGNDEYIKMYNRVTDPNASEKDVTEATKEAGNKLEEKANEIKTEKDAQKVVSGAKDVANIIEKAAERITTQEGAKEVAKESIKVVNILIKSAEKLSKDSDKKEVSKAAKENMKAVIKVIDKLNDTKEINKVAGDMIDAAGKLIQHVGKENGKEIIEGTIKVAEKAVEKASVKELNKNQVKVEKEKAVAIVDTDSIKEIAKNTVATVKVIKEKLKKNGIEDKKEIENKITIEIPKVDKQEVEAKLAKDMMKILKQNDIEKAEIKTENAVFNLTPNTFDEKENNEEIALIAKTVNRNNLMPLERYKVPKGCIVVDFNAKAKDEEINSFNEPIEVSIPYKGKVNKGEVVQVFLLKENGTIENMGGKYDPATRMVTFKTSHFSKYFAKKVKEIKTTFKDLQGYEWAKEAIEAMAQKGIISGREEGIFDPSANITRAEFATLMTKMMGYATENMEVPFTDVAKDAWYYSYVGAAYKNGIIRGRSNTIFDPNGNITREEMAVIVAKVLDKQGYEKVGLNGLDIFKDKENIASWAKEGVSLCVKENIISGMGNGQFNPKKNANRAQAAMMLYKLYNLINQ